One genomic region from Argentina anserina chromosome 2, drPotAnse1.1, whole genome shotgun sequence encodes:
- the LOC126783737 gene encoding SKP1-interacting partner 15, which yields MESLPHDALHHIFSLLPLRQIIICRCVSKHLHSLLTSPSHSPPLPLLALRPHHHHLSSSPPSLHVFDPSLRRWLRLPLDFLLPFRSPHPVAASSSGLLFLWADSPSSSKSLLLCNPLTRLFRPLPPLGSAWSRHGSVLVDSSSSDVMVLTELAALYFSPSSPSPSNKWLKFSSNLPSKPRSPILTSHSVFALCDVGSPWRSQWKLFCCTISKLRSSQTWTTLDKPAWGDVFDILKRPRLVKGNAGKILMVGGLKSSFSLNSVCSTILILRLDLESWEWDEAGRMPVEMFKCFQECSKFKVFGGGDRVCFSAKRLGKLALWDNVGGKGEWQWIEGLPGGGDGLCRGFVFEARLTPLP from the coding sequence ATGGAGTCTCTCCCCCACGACGCCCTCCACCACATCTTCTCCCTCCTCCCCCTCCGCCAGATCATCATCTGCCGCTGCGTCAGCAAACACCTCCACTCTCTCCTCACCTCCCCCTCCCACTCTCCTCCCCTCCCCCTCCTCGCCCTCCGcccccaccaccaccacctctccTCCTCCCCTCCTTCCCTCCACGTCTTCGACCCCTCCCTCCGCCGCTGGCTCCGCCTCCCCCTCGACTTCCTCCTCCCCTTCCGCTCCCCCCACCCCGTCGCCGCCTCCTCCTccggcctcctcttcctctGGGCCgactccccctcctcctccaagTCCCTCCTCCTCTGCAACCCCCTCACCCGCCTCTTCCGCCCCCTCCCCCCTCTCGGCTCCGCCTGGTCCCGCCACGGCTCCGTCCTCGTtgactcctcctcctccgacgtCATGGTCCTCACCGAGCTCGCCGCCCTCTActtctccccctcctcccccTCCCCCTCCAATAAATGGCTCAAATTCTCCTCCAACCTCCCCTCCAAGCCCCGCAGCCCCATCCTCACTTCCCACTCCGTCTTCGCCCTCTGCGACGTCGGCTCGCCGTGGCGCAGCCAGTGGAAGCTCTTCTGTTGCACCATCTCCAAGCTCCGGAGCTCCCAGACCTGGACCACGCTCGACAAGCCGGCATGGGGGGACGTTTTCGACATCTTGAAACGGCCGAGGTTGGTGAAGGGCAACGCCGGCAAGATACTGATGGTTGGGGGACTGAAGTCTTCGTTCTCGCTCAACTCGGTGTGCTCGACGATTCTGATACTGAGGCTGGACTTGGAGAGCTGGGAGTGGGACGAGGCGGGGCGGATGCCCGTGGAGATGTTTAAGTGTTTTCAGGAGTGTAGTAAGTTCAAGGTGTTTGGTGGCGGCGACAGGGTGTGTTTTTCGGCCAAGAGGTTGGGGAAGTTGGCTTTGTGGGATAATGTTGGAGGGAAAGGAGAGTGGCAGTGGATTGAGGGTCTTCCTGGGGGTGGTGATGGGCTTTGCAGGGGCTTTGTTTTCGAAGCCAGGCTCACTCCGTTACCTTGA
- the LOC126783742 gene encoding carbonic anhydrase 2-like, with translation MASQLAIHRLNKFLSEKEDLDAVAAAKIDKLIAELQIKPVDHHFDPVQRIIDGFMDFKIHKFDKCPYLFDQLALGQWPKFLVFGCSDSRVSPSIILNFQPGEAFMVRNIASLVPAFDQLRYSGTGAIIEYAVTHLQVENILVIGHSSCGGIKRLMEHPEDGSVPFDFIDDWVNIAVEAKNKVKAQGKGNDACAREAVNVSLANLLTYPYVRKASLERKLALRGGYYDFVNGVFELWEKHDSHISLPMIIPSHPINST, from the exons ATGGCTAGCCAGTTGGCAATTCATCGGTTGAACAAGTTTCTCAG TGAGAAGGAAGACTTGGATGCAGTCGCTGCTGCCAAGATTGACAAGCTAATTGCTGAATTGCAAATAAAGCCTGTTGATCATCATTTCGATCCAGTTCAAAGGATCATAGATGGCTTCATGGACTTCAAGATCCACAAATTCGA CAAATGCCCATATCTGTTCGACCAGCTTGCCTTAGGACAATGGCCCAAA TTTCTGGTGTTTGGATGCTCAGACTCTCGAGTGAGCCCCTCTATTATCCTTAACTTCCAACCAGGGGAGGCCTTCATGGTCCGCAACATTGCTAGCTTGGTTCCTGCATTTGACCAG CTAAGATACTCAGGAACGGGAGCAATCATAGAATATGCTGTAACCCATCTTCAG GTGGAGAACATTTTGGTTATTGGGCATAGTAGCTGTGGTGGGATAAAGAGGCTTATGGAGCATCCAGAAGATGGCAGTGTTCCCTT TGACTTCATAGATGACTGGGTTAACATTGCCGTAGAGGCCAAGAATAAAGTTAAAGCACAAGGAAAAGGGAATGATGCTTGTGCTAGg GAAGCTGTCAATGTGTCTCTAGCAAACCTGTTAACTTATCCTTACGTTCGGAAGGCGTCATTGGAAAGGAAGCTAGCACTTAGAGGTGGTTACTACGACTTCGTTAATGGTGTTTTCGAGCTGTGGGAGAAACACGACTCTCACATTTCACTCCCCATGATCATACCGTCACATCCTATTAATAGTACTTAA
- the LOC126783744 gene encoding carbonic anhydrase 2-like has translation MASQLAIHRLNKFLREKEELDAVAAAKIDKLIAELQRPGNHHFDPVQRIIDGFMDFKIHKFDKCPYLFDQLALGQWPKFLVFGCSDSRVSPSIILNFKPGEAFMVRNIASLVPAFDQLRYSGTGAIIEYAVTHLHVENILVIGHSSCGGIKRLMEHPEDGSVPFDFIDDWVNIAVEAKNKVKAQGKGNDACAREAVNVSLENLLTYPYVRKASSERKLAVRGGYYDFVNGVFELWEKHDSHISPPMIIPSHPINST, from the exons GGAGAAGGAAGAATTGGATGCAGTCGCTGCTGCCAAAATTGACAAGCTAATTGCGGAGTTGCAAAGGCCTGGTAATCATCATTTCGATCCAGTTCAAAGGATCATAGATGGCTTCATGGACTTCAAGATCCACAAATTCGA CAAATGCCCATATCTGTTCGACCAGCTTGCCTTAGGACAATGGCCCAAA TTTCTGGTGTTTGGATGCTCAGACTCTCGAGTGAGCCCCTCTATTATCCTTAACTTCAAACCTGGGGAGGCCTTCATGGTCCGCAACATTGCTAGCTTGGTTCCTGCATTTGACCAG CTAAGATACTCAGGAACGGGAGCAATCATAGAATATGCTGTTACCCATCTTCAT GTGGAGAACATTTTGGTTATTGGGCATAGTAGCTGTGGTGGGATAAAGAGGCTTATGGAGCATCCAGAAGATGGCAGTGTTCCCTT TGACTTCATAGATGACTGGGTTAACATTGCCGTAGAGGCCAAGAATAAAGTTAAAGCACAAGGAAAAGGGAATGATGCTTGTGCTAGG GAAGCTGTCAATGTCTCTCTAGAAAACCTGCTAACTTATCCTTACGTTCGGAAGGCGTCATCGGAAAGGAAGCTAGCAGTTAGAGGTGGTTACTACGACTTCGTTAATGGTGTTTTCGAGCTGTGGGAGAAACACGACTCTCACATTTCACCCCCCATGATCATACCGTCACATCCTATTAATAGTACTTAA